A single genomic interval of Rosistilla ulvae harbors:
- a CDS encoding outer membrane protein assembly factor BamB family protein — MQKPAEKSTPSRSRCRFPFAESTSDLILAMAGDYPMMIVAFLEFASYQNRKTIPMRSASIARFLGCAGLILCGSFATAENWPQFRGPHFNGSSTETNLPTEFSRTENVRWSADLPGPSAATPAIWGDHIFVSSTSPGNDELLALCFDRKTGKQLWKHEIAKGTRQDTRSTFAAPSPVTDGKVAIFFFGNGELVAYDFDGKQQWKRNLQSEYGSFAFQWTFSTSPLIYQNRLIMQVLQRDTPVNGRGLADKVNESYLMAIDPQTGENLWRIIRPSKAQAESREAFTTPIPYQHDGREELLVIGGDAITGHDPATGNELWRWGTWNPQRIGHWRHVPSPVVGDETILICAPKKDPIYAVAVGGKGVLDDSSIRWISTDDRNLTSDVPTPAFYDGDFFVLSDLRKMLMRVEPKTGKVKWEVKTPGLKKYEASPTVADGKIYVVNFAGDVVIFDAETGEIINNVSMDDPSENNVRSSVVVSGGNLFIRVNHKLYCIGK; from the coding sequence ATGCAGAAACCGGCTGAGAAGTCGACGCCGTCGCGATCGCGGTGCCGGTTCCCGTTTGCCGAATCGACGTCCGACTTGATTCTCGCGATGGCGGGGGATTATCCTATGATGATCGTTGCCTTCCTAGAGTTTGCTTCCTACCAAAACCGAAAGACGATCCCCATGCGTTCCGCTTCTATCGCTCGATTCCTTGGATGCGCAGGACTGATCCTGTGCGGAAGCTTTGCCACAGCGGAAAACTGGCCTCAGTTCCGTGGTCCGCATTTTAATGGCTCGTCGACCGAGACGAATCTGCCGACCGAGTTTTCGCGCACTGAAAACGTCCGCTGGTCAGCCGATCTGCCTGGGCCAAGCGCTGCGACGCCAGCGATCTGGGGCGATCATATCTTCGTCTCCAGCACCTCGCCCGGAAACGATGAACTGCTGGCACTCTGCTTCGACCGCAAGACGGGCAAGCAGTTGTGGAAACATGAGATCGCCAAGGGAACACGGCAAGACACGCGAAGCACCTTTGCCGCGCCATCGCCTGTGACCGACGGAAAGGTGGCGATCTTCTTCTTCGGCAACGGCGAACTGGTCGCCTACGACTTCGATGGCAAACAACAGTGGAAGCGCAACCTGCAAAGCGAATACGGATCTTTTGCTTTTCAGTGGACCTTCTCGACAAGCCCGCTGATCTATCAGAACCGCTTGATCATGCAAGTCTTGCAGCGCGACACGCCCGTCAACGGACGCGGCTTGGCGGACAAGGTAAACGAATCATATTTGATGGCGATCGATCCTCAGACGGGCGAAAACCTTTGGCGGATCATTCGCCCCAGCAAGGCCCAGGCGGAATCGCGAGAAGCCTTTACAACTCCGATCCCCTACCAGCACGACGGCCGGGAAGAACTGTTAGTGATCGGCGGCGACGCAATCACAGGCCACGATCCAGCGACCGGGAATGAACTGTGGCGTTGGGGGACTTGGAATCCCCAACGGATCGGGCACTGGCGTCACGTTCCCTCTCCCGTTGTTGGCGATGAAACGATCCTGATCTGCGCTCCGAAGAAGGATCCGATCTACGCGGTTGCCGTCGGCGGCAAGGGAGTATTGGACGATTCGTCGATTCGTTGGATCAGCACCGACGATCGCAACCTGACATCGGACGTTCCGACCCCCGCGTTCTACGATGGCGACTTCTTTGTCCTCAGCGATCTACGGAAGATGCTGATGCGAGTCGAACCGAAGACCGGAAAGGTTAAATGGGAAGTCAAAACGCCTGGACTGAAGAAATATGAAGCTTCGCCAACCGTTGCCGATGGCAAGATCTACGTTGTCAACTTTGCTGGCGATGTTGTCATCTTCGATGCCGAGACGGGCGAGATCATCAACAACGTCTCGATGGATGATCCAAGCGAAAATAACGTCCGGTCGAGCGTTGTCGTCTCCGGCGGTAATCTGTTCATCCGCGTGAACCACAAGCTGTATTGCATCGGCAAATAG
- a CDS encoding endonuclease/exonuclease/phosphatase family protein, producing MARRKSRKSPRLTTVIWTLVATVSSGGIGGYLKSDLPVLGPLVQRFISDEEEKLAGAFPAPSANGYPAATATNNPGYAQGYPPPGIDPRAIPTSANPARRYPPANPQAGTNYVQPTSAAMRPAPVQQAASRKPSDRLLIATFNIQVFGESKLGKPEVVEVLAAVVRQFDIVAIQEVRAKADNILPDFVSAINADGSRYSFLIGPRLGRSNSKEQYAYIFDTNRIEHDPQAVGTMQDPNDLLHREPFVARFRARTASPQHAFTFWLVDTHTDPDEVPEEVAALADVFRVMQTARADEDDVILLGDLNASEKQLGSLGQIPGITWVVRNAMTNTRQNKAYDNILFHAQATQEFTGRWGVFDLERAFGLSREQALDVSDHLPVWAEFQIWEAPHQARVAEAAPAMQR from the coding sequence GTGGCACGCAGAAAGTCGCGTAAAAGCCCTCGATTAACAACGGTCATCTGGACGTTGGTCGCCACCGTTTCCAGCGGCGGGATCGGCGGCTATTTGAAGTCGGACCTGCCCGTCCTTGGACCGCTCGTGCAGCGGTTCATCAGTGATGAGGAGGAAAAACTTGCTGGCGCGTTCCCAGCTCCCAGCGCGAACGGCTACCCGGCGGCGACTGCAACAAACAATCCCGGCTACGCCCAGGGATATCCTCCGCCGGGAATCGATCCTCGAGCGATTCCAACCTCCGCAAATCCAGCACGCCGATACCCGCCAGCCAATCCGCAGGCGGGGACGAACTACGTGCAGCCCACATCGGCGGCGATGCGACCTGCCCCGGTGCAGCAGGCTGCCTCGCGGAAGCCGAGCGATCGACTGCTGATCGCAACTTTTAACATCCAGGTTTTCGGAGAGAGCAAGCTTGGCAAACCGGAGGTCGTCGAGGTTTTGGCGGCGGTCGTTCGCCAGTTTGATATCGTCGCGATTCAAGAAGTCCGCGCCAAAGCGGACAACATCCTGCCCGACTTTGTCAGTGCGATCAACGCCGATGGCAGCCGATACAGCTTCTTGATTGGTCCTCGCTTGGGACGTTCCAACAGCAAAGAACAATACGCCTACATCTTTGATACCAACCGCATCGAGCACGACCCTCAAGCCGTCGGCACGATGCAAGATCCCAACGACCTGCTGCACCGAGAACCTTTTGTTGCACGGTTCCGCGCCCGCACGGCGTCGCCGCAGCATGCGTTTACGTTTTGGTTAGTCGATACGCACACCGACCCCGACGAAGTTCCCGAAGAGGTCGCAGCCTTGGCCGACGTGTTTCGCGTGATGCAAACGGCGAGAGCCGATGAAGACGACGTGATCTTGCTGGGAGATCTAAATGCCAGCGAGAAGCAACTCGGTTCACTGGGACAGATTCCGGGAATCACTTGGGTCGTTCGCAATGCGATGACCAACACGCGACAGAACAAAGCTTACGACAACATCCTGTTCCATGCCCAAGCGACGCAGGAGTTTACCGGGCGATGGGGCGTGTTCGATCTCGAACGTGCCTTTGGTTTGTCGCGTGAACAGGCACTGGATGTCTCCGATCATCTGCCAGTGTGGGCGGAGTTTCAAATCTGGGAAGCCCCACACCAAGCTCGCGTCGCCGAAGCGGCTCCGGCGATGCAACGCTAG